The genome window ATCCCATAATAAATTCATCAGATTTAATCAGTTTGGGAAAATTGGCGCACGATAAAAATTTTCCCTCATTAATGTAATATTTACGTCATAATTGCAAACAATTTGTATGGCTACTGAGAGTATTTAAACTCCCTTGTTTGGGTGGATGAACCATCAGTTGTTGAATTCACTTCTAACGGCTTCAGGATGTTCAAGCTTTGTATTTTTGCATTATTGGTTTTGGCTGTCACAGCCAATCCCGTTCAAAGGACTCCAACCATGGCTGAGAGGAGACTTGAAGAGGCTGGGTTCTTTGAAGGTGATATGCGTTTCCCTCCTGGAAGGAATGCTTTGGTTAACACTGCCACACGTTGGACCTCAAAAACTGTCTATTACCAAATTGACGGTGCTTTCTGTGAGTAATATTTGAAGACCATTATCTGTGGATTGAGTAGATGATTGCAATAGTAACCTTATGATTTACCGCAGCCGCTGCAGAAAAGAATACCATCATTGGTGCTCTCAACGCTATCCAATCTGCCACCTGTGTGAAATTCGTTGCTAGGTCCAACCAAGCTAACTATGTTTACGTTACCGTAAGTGGAGTATTGTATTCTTAGATAGCTTAATTGATGACTGACCTCAAGGTCTCCTTGTATTTCAGTCCCCCATGCTTGATTAACTTTTActataaatatgacttacctcTGTTTTACAGCGTGAAAATTCTGGATGCTGGTCTTATGTTGGCATGTTGAAGGGACGTCAACAACTGAACTTGCAAGGAAACGGTTGTGTTTATCATGGAACTGCTATCCACGAATTCTTGCATGCTCTTGGTGTTCATCATCAACAAAGTGCTTCAGACCGTGACAACTATGTTACCATCCAATATGCTAATATCCAATCTGGAACTGAAGGAAACTTCGACAAATACTCCAGCAGTTACGTCACCGACTTCGGTATTGGTTACGATTATGGAAGTATTATGCACTACGATGCCTATGCCTTCAGCAAGAACGGCCAAAAGACCATTGTGACCAAGGACTCCAGTGCCACAATTGGACAACGTAATGGATTGAGCTCCAAGGATATTGCTAAGATCAAGGCTATGTACAGCTGTTAAAGCAATTGGTTGTGATCATGATGATTTGATGAATAAAGACTGACACAGTCGTGCAAAAGAGGGCCTTTTACGAATATTTGTTATGCAGGGTAACAAGCGTTGTAGCTTCTTTTGTGAAAACAATCTTTGCAGAAAACCGTGGCAGTAAGAGGTAAGAAGGTAACAAGCCAGAATACCTGGAACTTGGTGCCTTGGGTATAAGGTTTTTTTGGTCATCTTATGTGCGGCACTTTCTATGTATGTTTTTCAATTCACACATCCAAAATAATCCTTTATAAATTGTCAAACCCCAGGGTGTACATATTAAGGATATActaagttagtttagtttagtgggggaagCCGCAACCCCAAGCACTCAACCTTTTGCTAGGCAGATTGCAGTATCACCGGAGATCGTCCATTTATTAGGATCTACCGCAGGATTTTTCGACTTTCAGAATATTCCCCTGGGACAGAAACTgagcagactcttcgttgaagaaaaccttatcaaGGTATGTTCGTGTTGGGCTAGAGGAGACCGGGCTGTAAATGAATTGCGGAGCCATCGTTCTCCTCACATTGGCCTCACCAGTGTGGATCCAAACCCTTCGCGAGCCCGTTCATCAGCTTCCTAAATACCAGTGGCGTTCGAGTCTGGCACCCACATTAAGAATGTTCAGCCTGCTAAGTTTCAGGAGATCCTGATGGCAATTCCATACCAACTGCTTGACATGTCGAATGATTTGAATAGTGCCATCCCTCAATTTTTATGGCAAACGTTCTCCTGGTACTAATGAAATGGTATTATGTCTCCGGTTGGAATATAGTCGTCATTTTTTCAAGAGCTCCCCTGTCCCTgatccgtcttccatgactAATCCGACGGAGTATGTATTTGCAAAGATGAATGTGGAAACCATATGACCGGCAGGTATTAGAGCTAGGCCAGAGCGCCACTTGTTTTCCAGATGAGGGCATGACCGTATAAttagccgcctttccacgcgccaatgCCAACAATTGTTGGCGT of Hermetia illucens chromosome 4, iHerIll2.2.curated.20191125, whole genome shotgun sequence contains these proteins:
- the LOC119656088 gene encoding zinc metalloproteinase nas-15-like, with protein sequence MFKLCIFALLVLAVTANPVQRTPTMAERRLEEAGFFEGDMRFPPGRNALVNTATRWTSKTVYYQIDGAFSAAEKNTIIGALNAIQSATCVKFVARSNQANYVYVTRENSGCWSYVGMLKGRQQLNLQGNGCVYHGTAIHEFLHALGVHHQQSASDRDNYVTIQYANIQSGTEGNFDKYSSSYVTDFGIGYDYGSIMHYDAYAFSKNGQKTIVTKDSSATIGQRNGLSSKDIAKIKAMYSC